The genomic stretch ACACCCCAACGCGGCACGCTCAAGCCTCCTTCGCCGGATCCGATCCGGGCGGCCCGGGCTCGGCGGGCTCCTCGCCTTCCTCCGCCCCTTCCGCCACGGCGGGAGCGGAGATCTGGCCCGTCTGCCGCACGGGGTGGAGGTCGCTCGAGATCGGGGAGCGCTCGTCGTACGTGATCCCGCTCTCGTCCGTGCGGCTCACGAGGACGCCGGGGATCGTCACTCGCCTGCCGCCGATGGAGACGTGGCCGTGCACGATGAACTGCCGCGCCTGGCGCGGGGTGAAGGCGAGCCCCTTGAGGAACGTCAGCGTCTGCAGCCGACGCGACAGGATGGCCTCGACGTCGAGCGCCAGGACGTCGTCGAG from Thermoplasmata archaeon encodes the following:
- a CDS encoding 30S ribosomal protein S4, with translation MGDPKFSRAKYERPSHPWEAERIKAENELLKKYGLKNKKELWRSQYVLRRFRQRARELQARVRQKDKQAEKEREQLLRRLGRLGLLPLEGTSLDDVLALDVEAILSRRLQTLTFLKGLAFTPRQARQFIVHGHVSIGGRRVTIPGVLVSRTDESGITYDERSPISSDLHPVRQTGQISAPAVAEGAEEGEEPAEPGPPGSDPAKEA